A genomic stretch from Hemicordylus capensis ecotype Gifberg chromosome 1, rHemCap1.1.pri, whole genome shotgun sequence includes:
- the LOC128341162 gene encoding glycine N-acyltransferase-like protein 3 isoform X2: protein MLILSCSSKLRLLEGILRKNLPQTLPVHGAIMNINRGNPAGHEVIVDSWPEFKAVLTRPHREIALDDSDVYANMYAAFYRDLDVYRTLLQSKDVVNWAQNFRIHGIREGILEVSKDISAAKQVKLSSAPFFCYLHTNPYKAPDHRLDPGFKLASLKSTDVDMLNETWNYGGSEQSRRYLATLIGYFPSTCILDANGVLISWNTMDPFGAIGHSYTLPAHRGKGYIAVGSKALAIKAYEAGYPVYGNVALDNIPMQKVQDHMGCQKVSDLYYVCNHYTKEGSIKIFP, encoded by the exons ATGCTGATCCTATCCTGTTCCTCCAAGTTACGGCTGCTGGAGGGGATACTGCGGAAGAACCTTCCACAGACACTTCCG GTCCATGGGGCAATAATGAACATAAATCGTGGGAATCCAGCTGGCCATGAGGTGATCGTGGATTCCTGGCCAGAGTTCAAAGCTGTTCTGACCCGGCCTCACAGAGAG ATTGCCTTAGATGACTCAGATGTATATGCCAACATGTATGCAGCATTTTACAGGGATCTTGATGTGTACCGAACACTGTTGCAGAGCAAAGATGTTGTCAACTGGGCCCAAAACTTCCGCATCCATG GTATCCGAGAGGGGATATTGGAGGTCTCCAAAGATATATCTGCTGCCAAGCAAGTGAAGTTGTCATCAGCTCCCTTCTTCTGCTATTTGCACACTAACCCATACAAAGCCCCCGATCATCG GCTAGATCCTGGCTTCAAACTTGCTTCCTTGAAAAGCACTGATGTTGATATGCTGAATGAAACGTGGAACTACGGAGGCAGTGAACAAAGCCGTAGGTACCTGGCCACCCTGATTGGATATTTCCCCAGCACTTGCATCCTGGATGCCAATGGTGTCTTAATCAGCTGGAACACGATGGATCCTTTTGGTGCAATAGGACATAGCTACACCCTTCCAGCACACCGTGGCAAAGGCTATATAGCTGTGGGGTCAAAGGCACTGGCCATTAAAGCCTATGAAGCTGGCTACCCTGTGTATGGCAATGTTGCACTAGATAATATTCCCATGCAGAAAGTGCAAGATCATATGGGCTGTCAGAAAGTATCTGACTTGTACTATGTCTGCAACCATTATACAAAGGAAGGGAGTATTAAGATCTTTCCTTAG
- the LOC128341162 gene encoding glycine N-acyltransferase-like protein 3 isoform X1, translated as MQQNASGLEQNDLAYDEHGRGACHRISLAICPSASQAMLILSCSSKLRLLEGILRKNLPQTLPVHGAIMNINRGNPAGHEVIVDSWPEFKAVLTRPHREIALDDSDVYANMYAAFYRDLDVYRTLLQSKDVVNWAQNFRIHGIREGILEVSKDISAAKQVKLSSAPFFCYLHTNPYKAPDHRLDPGFKLASLKSTDVDMLNETWNYGGSEQSRRYLATLIGYFPSTCILDANGVLISWNTMDPFGAIGHSYTLPAHRGKGYIAVGSKALAIKAYEAGYPVYGNVALDNIPMQKVQDHMGCQKVSDLYYVCNHYTKEGSIKIFP; from the exons ATGCAACAGAATGCAAGTGGTTTAGAACAGAATGATCTTGCCTATGATGAGCATGGAAGGG GTGCTTGCCACAGGATTTCCCTTGCTATCTGCCCATCTGCCTCCCAAGCGATGCTGATCCTATCCTGTTCCTCCAAGTTACGGCTGCTGGAGGGGATACTGCGGAAGAACCTTCCACAGACACTTCCG GTCCATGGGGCAATAATGAACATAAATCGTGGGAATCCAGCTGGCCATGAGGTGATCGTGGATTCCTGGCCAGAGTTCAAAGCTGTTCTGACCCGGCCTCACAGAGAG ATTGCCTTAGATGACTCAGATGTATATGCCAACATGTATGCAGCATTTTACAGGGATCTTGATGTGTACCGAACACTGTTGCAGAGCAAAGATGTTGTCAACTGGGCCCAAAACTTCCGCATCCATG GTATCCGAGAGGGGATATTGGAGGTCTCCAAAGATATATCTGCTGCCAAGCAAGTGAAGTTGTCATCAGCTCCCTTCTTCTGCTATTTGCACACTAACCCATACAAAGCCCCCGATCATCG GCTAGATCCTGGCTTCAAACTTGCTTCCTTGAAAAGCACTGATGTTGATATGCTGAATGAAACGTGGAACTACGGAGGCAGTGAACAAAGCCGTAGGTACCTGGCCACCCTGATTGGATATTTCCCCAGCACTTGCATCCTGGATGCCAATGGTGTCTTAATCAGCTGGAACACGATGGATCCTTTTGGTGCAATAGGACATAGCTACACCCTTCCAGCACACCGTGGCAAAGGCTATATAGCTGTGGGGTCAAAGGCACTGGCCATTAAAGCCTATGAAGCTGGCTACCCTGTGTATGGCAATGTTGCACTAGATAATATTCCCATGCAGAAAGTGCAAGATCATATGGGCTGTCAGAAAGTATCTGACTTGTACTATGTCTGCAACCATTATACAAAGGAAGGGAGTATTAAGATCTTTCCTTAG